The Candidatus Neomarinimicrobiota bacterium DNA segment GGTATTTCTGTAAGTGATCCGTTCTCAGGTGAAATCGCAGTGGAAGTGGAAAATAACGTCATACAGGAGCTTACGGTAGTCAGTGGAACATTTAATGCAGAGTACGGAAGGGCGATGTCAGGTATTGTTGAAATCATAACTAAGGATGGGGGTCGGGAATTATCGGGAAATATTTCAACTTATTTAGGGGATTATTTGAGTTTTGATGATGGTGTGTTTTGGAATATCAATGATATGAGTCCCAATGGTTTAACGAATATACAAGTAAGTCTAAATGGACCAATTCCAGGATTTGGGAAAAAGTTAACTTTTTTTGCTTCCGGTAGAAATTACAGTGATAAAGGATGGTTGTATGGAAGAAGGTGGGTAACTCCTGGCTATCTTGATCAATCTAACCCTGATAGTGTATTTTGGGCGGTTGAACCCGGGGATAGTGCTTTTGTCTCAATGAACTTCTTTTGGAAAACGACTGCACAGGGAAAGCTGACTTTCCGACCTCTCCCAAAGATTAAACTCTCGTATGGCGTATTTTGGGATAATTCAAACTACCGTGTATATGACCAGCTTTTCAGATTCAACCCGGATGGTGATTACAAGCACTTTAAGAATGCACTCACTCAAATTTTTTCCCTGAATCATACGTTGTCTGCCACCACATTTTATACATTTAAACTATCCAATATAGCAACCCATTATGAAAGGAATGTCTTTGATGACCCATTCAATCCTGAATATGTGGATGTTGAGGCCTACAGGGGTAGATTTTACGACGGTGGCACCAAACTCTGGCATGTAAGTCGAAGGACGACAAGTTACGGTGGGAGGTTTGATCTGCTGAGTCAGGTAACAAATAATCACCAAACGAAGACCGGATTTGAGATCACAAAATACACGATGACTTATAAAGATTTTAAGGTGTTATTGGATCGGAGCACTGATTATATGCCTGCTATCGGGGAGGATGTTCCGGGAAATATAAATTACAACAATTACGAACACCGTCCTTTGGAAGTTGCAGTATATATACAGGACAAAATGGAATTTGAGGATATGATCGTGAATGTCGGTATTCGATTTGACTACTTTGATCCTGCCGGTAAAGTTCCAACCGACTTCAGAGATCCGGATAATGCCAAGTATTTTTGGGTGAAAATTGATGATGCTGATTCTCTTCGCATTCGTGAAAGAGATTTTAATTCCACTACTATGACTCTATTGAGAACCGTCGATATTCAAGACAAACCGTGGGAATACAAATATAAAGATGCTGAACCAACGCAAAAAATAAGTCCCAGAATTGGAATTGCCTACCCTATCACGGATAGAGGTGTAATTCATTTTTCTTATGGTCACTTTTTTCAAACACCGCCGTTTCAGTATCTTTACTTTAATTCTGAGTTTGAGGTTCGGTCAGGACCGCTAAATAAGAATGAAGGTAAAGGAGTTTTTGATAGAGTATTTAGTATTGATCCTGAAGCGGAAGGCAACAAAATGGGTAATGCCGAATTGAAACCGCAGCAAACGATCATTTATGAATTGGGACTTCAACAACAAATCAGTGACGATATTGGGATTGATATTACCGGATTTTATAAAGATATGAGAAATCTGTTAGGTACTGAAATTATTGAGATGTATGACACACGACTCTATGCGAGATATATCAATCGGGATTATGGAAATATTCGCGGCGTGACATTCGCCTTAAATCAACGATCTTCTAGAAATACATTTATTTCTTTGGATTATACATTTCAAATTGCCGAAGGGAATGCCTCAAATCCGAATGATGCTTTTTTGGATGCGATTGGCGGGCGTGAAAGTGAAATCAGGGTTGTTCCTTTAGATTGGGATCAGACACATACTTTAAATGTTAATCTAACGGTAACGATCCCTGGAAACTCGGGATTGAGTATTCTGGGTAAATTTGGCAGTGGTTTGCCCTATACTTTCGAGCCCCCACAAACGGGTGCACAATTTACTCGTTTTGAGAATAATGAAAGAAAACCGGCCAATATCACAATTGACCTCAATGCTCATAAAGAATTCAATATCGGAGGAATCAAGGGTTCACTGTTTATGAAAGTTTATAACCTTTTTGACAGGAGGAATGAAATTGCCGTGTACAATGATACCGGACGTGCGGGTTACACAGTTCGTACGCAGTACTGGGGTGAGTGGGTGGACGTAGGATCAGAACCACAATGGGTGAATCGCCCTCATATGTTCTCTCAACCACGACGATTTATATTGGGCTTCAGCTTGGGATTTTAATCATTATGAAGATTTTAACTTATCGCCTGTCTGCCGAACAGGCAGGGAAACAGAGACAATTCCGCGGTTTATCAGGGATCATAACCGGTTCGATGTTATTTCTGTTGATGACGATGGCTTACGGGGGTGGTCCCTATGGAGATGTAACTTTCCGGAGAATGGGGACCCATAATGGAAATCTGATTGCTACGATTTATTTTAACCAAGGTGACATCAGTGGTTGGCATGGATGGGGTTATCCACCTCCACGGATCGAGTGGCCTAAAGGATCAGGTCATGAATACGGCGACGAAAACAGTATATTGGTAGCAGCAGAAGTTGTGAATGTACACGGAGACACCATTCATATTCTCAGTGAAAGCAGTCTGGACTGGGATGCCACGGATACCAATCCAATTCTGGGAGGTCAGATGGGATGGGAACCATTACCAGGATTTTTCAATCCGGCACAGGATTCCCCTGCCATGAGTGACCTTTTAGAAAGCTGGCCCTCAGACTGGCCCGATAGGATGAATCAGGATGACCCCGGGTGGCCCGGATCGTGGAATGGCTACTTCGGTCGTGACGTTTTCCAGGCTGACCAGGAGAGTTATTTCGTGATGGATGATAACTACAATGTGGAGTTTGATTATATACCGGATAACACTGACCCCAACCGCCACGGTTTAGGCCTCCAGGTCGCTGTCAGAGGCCTCCAGTGGTCCGATCCCCTTGCTCAAGACTGCATCTTCTGGCTCTATGACATAACAAACGTCTCCACAACCACTTACGATAAAATTGTCTTCGGAGAGGTGTTCGACGCAAGGGTTGGGGGAACAGGGGAGGAGAATGATGATTTAGCTGAATTTATTGCCTATGGGAATATAGATATTACTTATTCCTGGGATAATGATAATTTGGGGTCCGGCGGATGGTCTCCCGTTGGGTATATAGGATTTGCCTTTTTGGAAAGCCCGGGGATAGATCTAGATGGGATTGACAATGATGACGATGGTTTGGTTGATGAAAGTCGGGATAACGATGCGGGAACCTGGCTGGACGCCTTTCCTTATGGCATTGATGATGTGGATAGATTTAGACTGTTTTACAAACGGGAACCAGTCCCCCACTGGTCCGGGGATGAGGATGGAGATTGGCTTGGCTTTGGTGACCTGAATGGGAATGGAGAGTGGGAATCATCCTTCGAAGTACTCAATGACGATTTAGGAATGGACGGTATCGGGCCCGACCATCCCAAGTATCCAGGCAAGGACACCGGGGAAGGTAACGGTATCCCGACGGAAGGAGAACCCAATTTCGGGATACTGGATGTGGATGAGTCCGACCAGATTGGTTTGACCAGCATGGAATCCCATGTTGAGAATTCGGTCGTCTTTGCCAATGATGAGCTCATGTGGACATTATTACAACCGGATCGTTTTGTAACTCCTGATCCTAATAGACTCACAAATTACGAATTTTTCTATGCTTCCGGTTTCTTCCTGCTTGAGCCCGGTAAAACGGAACGTTTTTCCCTTGCCCTCCTTTTAGGAGAAGATAAAGATGACATTCTTCGGAACAAGAAAACAGTTCAGAACATTTACGACGCCAACTACCGTTTTAAAACTCCCCCGCTTAAGCCGAAAGTTCTTGCAGTAGCAGGGGACAAAAAGGTGACCCTTTATTGGGACAAGCTCGCTGAACGTTCCCGGGATCCTGTCTATGGATTTGACTTCGAAGGATATATGATTTACAAAAGTACCTGGTATGACTTTTCCGATTCGGATCCAGTGACAGACAGTTACGGGAATGTCGTCTTTTTTGAGCCTGCAGCACAGTTTGATCTGGTGGATGGGCTTGTGGGTCCCCATTCGGTCGGGATCGGTTCCGAACCGGGGATAGATGAACCCACCGGGGCAAACCTGAACATGGGCACAGATAGTGGGCTCAAACACTTCTGGGTAGATACGGACGTCCTGAATGGACAGACTTATTATTATGCTATTGTATCCTACGACAAAGGATACGACACTGACTTCTTCGAACGAGGGCTTTCTAATGATTCCACTCTTCTTGTCGCTTCCCCGAGTATTAGCGCCATCGATTTTGAACTGGATAAGCTGGGCAACGTTATCGGTAAGGGAATCAACACGGCCATTGCAACACCATCTCCTCCCTCTGCAGGATACATTCCCCCCGAATTATCCGAGCTGGAACATATCGCCGGACCAGCGACTGGAACCATCCTATACACCCTGCTCGACCCACTTAAGATAAAAGACAGCACTACCTACCATTTAGTCTTTGGTGATACATCTGCCAATGATGATGATACATCTGCCAATGAGATCATCTATTCCGTCCTGAATATGACCGATTTTCGCACAGTCCTTTCCAACCAAACAGGGATATACGGAGACAACAGCCTGGAGTTCGACGGTCTTATGCTCACCATCTACAATGATTCAACCGTGAACTATGACCCATCCAATTCAGGGTGGATTGCCGGTAGCAGTAATTATGAACTTAATGTACGGGATCGCAAATCTTCCGGTCCATTGTATCGTTCTCCTTCTGATTATATGATTATTTTTGACAGCACAATGATCGACACATCATGGGATCCTGCAAGCTCTAGCCTCAACAACAGGCCAGCGAAGTTCCAGATATGGGACATAACCTTTGCTGAAAATCCAAAGAAGCTCAGGTTTGCATTCAAAGAACCGAGGGGGCAAGAGGATGGACTATTTATCGGGGGTGCGAACATTGACTATGTCTATATCTGGGCGGAACACGATGATGGGACTTACAGCAAGAGCTGGAGACTAGCATTAGAAGAACCGTTGGACATATTCGATACGACAGGAGTCGGACAGGACATAAGTGTTGATACGATTCGTGTGGAGCCTATTATTCCTACGGTTGGGGATACATTATTTATTTCAGTCACCAAACCGTTTCGATCAAGTGATATTTATGAATTGAAAACAATGGCAGCTTACGTCGATAGATCTGTTGCTGAAAAGAGGTTGGACCGTATTGTAGTAGTTCCCAATCCTTATGTTGCAGCAGCTTCGTGGGAGCAGAGGTTACCCCCCGGCATCATTTCCGGACGCGGAGAGCGAAAAATCGGATTTATTAATCTTCCGGAAAAGTGCACCATACGTATTTATACCGCCCGTGGGTATCTCGTACGTATCATTGAACATGAATCCACTATAGCCAACGGAACGGAATTCTGGGATTTAAAAACCAAAGATGGAATGGAAGTGGCTTACGGACTCTATTTTTTCCACGTTGACGCAGACAATCTGGGTGAAAAGCTCGGGAGGTTTGCCATTATTAAGTGATGAGAATTTGTATGAGGACAAGTTGCCCAAAGGTTCTTTCGGACAAGTTTCTCCCGAGAATCGGGACAAGTTTCTCAAAGAGTCTTTTGGACAAATCGAAGCGTATTGGAAACCCCGTACACGCAGTGTCGGGGTTTAGAGTTTCATATTTCAATCAGTCTGTTCGAAATGTCCTATTCTCCCTCTTCTTTTTTGTCACTTTCATTATACTCAATCTTGTGCAAGGTCAAATTGTAAGCAATGTCTCGAAAGTAGGCACCACGGCTGCTCCATTCTTAGAAATTGAAGTGGGCTCCAGGGCACTAGGAATGGGAGGCGCCTTTGTTGCGATTGCCAATGATGCAACTGCTATCTATTGGAATCCGGCGGGAATAGCCCGGTTATCGAAGAGCGAGGCTACATTGATTCATACAAATTGGTTGGTAGGAACCAATTTCGACTTTGCAGGCATTGTGTTGCCTATGGGCCGCATGGGATCAATCGCAGTAAGTGTAACCTCCTTGAGTACTGATGAAATGGAAGTTAGAACCGTACAGAATCCTGAGGGCACTGGGGAAAAATTTTCCCAGGGCGATTTGTCCGCAGGATTGTCTTATGCTAAGAATCTGACGGATAAGTTTTCGATTGGAGTTAATGTAAAATATATTTCACAGAAAATTTGGCATATGAATGCCCAAGGGTATGCCCTCGATATAGGAACTTTATTCCGAACCGAGTTTAACGGGATGATGATCGGAATGAGCATCTCAAATTTTGGAGGGTCGATGAAATTGGAAGGGAAAGACATCTTCGTAAACTATGATGAGGCACCGCAATTCGGTGGAAGTAATGAGCGAATCCCAGCATTTAAGAAGACTGATGAGTTTCCTTTACCCCTTCTTTTCAGGGTCGGCATAGCGATGGACCTTCTCAAGAATAGCAGGAACCAATTAACAATTGCCGCAGATGCAGCTCACCCGAACGACAATACGGAGTATATTAACCTGGGGATGGAATATATCTTTAGAAATCAGGTAGCCCTGAGATTTGGATACAAGAATTTGTTCACCCTTGATACTGAAGAAGGATTTACTGCCGGAGTCGGCACAAAATTGAAATTGGCAAGAGGAATTGCAGTAAAGATTGATTATGCCTTACAGGATTTTGGTAGACTGCATAATGCACAACGATTTTCTTTGGGGTTTGAATTTTAGTTTGGATTATTCAACTACAGCGTCCTTCGGACAAGATCTCGTTGGATTTATCAATCCTAACCTGAATCATTCATCAGCAAACAAGCAATCGATTTTAAATGCCATTAAAACAAATACTTGTGAATATCTATGCTTGCTGATGAATAATTCACCGAAGGCCGCCTCCGGTGGATAATTCATCAGAATTAATATTGATCTGGTATAAGTGTTTATTATTCTTTTACATAAGCGATATCAGAATAATGCTGATGAATTATCCAGGCTAAAAGAATTGTTATGGCAAAAGAACACTGTTTACGAAAATAAAATTCTCTCAAACGATTACGACCTCATGCCTTATACCCTAAATCTTATTTTCTAAGTTACATATTAATAAATAACTAATGAATACAGCAAACAAACAGTAGGCATATGTGAAATTTGATGATCAATATGGTTAATAGAGTAAAGGAAAGAAGAATGCTGCAGAATAATATTGTGCTAATTTTTTCCGTACTGTTCCTTGTTGCTCCGGCAAGTGGTCAGCATGTTCAGCAAAACTATGCCATAACAGATAATGGTAAAAGAGTTATTCTAAAGGATAACGGAACTTGGGAATACATTGAGGAAGACAAACAGAATTATGATTATAAAAAAGTTCCACCAAAGACGTATAATTACGAATTCAAACCGCAAGCATGGGAAGAGCGAATGGAACAAGCGGCCCATGAATATTGGCGTATAAGAGCCCATGCAGAATTGGAACAATTAGGTATTCCCGTTAACCGGTATGATCCTACAACCAACGATGTTCCACTTCTTTTGAAATTAGAGGGTGGCAGAATTAGAACAGATTTTGATCCTTTTACGCCATTAGCAAGAGGGGAAGTTATCGATATTGCGGGTCTGTGGGATCCTTCCAAGGGTGATAATCCAACTCTTAAGATTCATGGCAAACTTTTCCTGCAAATAACGATGAAATTGGATGACCACAAGAGATTATTTTCGCAATATAAACAGCGTAATTATATTCCAACACCTGAGGATTTTCAGAGAATATTGGAATTTAGAGATTCCCTTGATGTTATTTCTCTTGGAATGCACGACTATAATCGTGACAACACACATATTTGGCCTGGAATTCCTCACAGCTTTCTTTACGCACCGCCCGGATCACCCTATGATCCGGATAATCCACCGATTATTCGAGGTGATGGTTTCCCTTATATTCAAAGGGGTCATCTCACGTTAGCCCGTCGAGAAGTACCCATGTCAAACTATCAGTACGAAAATCTATTAAAACACATTGATAATCTGGAAGGACATGGTTCCATCAAAGTAAGATATGATATGGGAAATGGAGTTATTGAAACAGTTATTTTTGAGGAAGTGTGGCTTAAGATTAATCCATATAATGGAGATCCGACACACATTTTAGAAAAAGTAAGTCTTAAAAAATAATTATCATTCCAAGTTATTCAACACAGTGTGCATAAAATTAGCATCAAATATTTCTAACAATTGTATAGATGTTTTGGAGATAATGTTCAATTCAGGGTTATTCAGAAAAACAACTTCCATTTTAAGACTGAAGTAAAGCACTTGACATTTATTTGTTAATGAAATTATATTGCATTTAAGCGATTGCCTATTCAAACCAAAAGTGGGACTCTTTCAATTAAATCTTTTACTGAAATGTGAGGGCGATGGTTTTATCGTTGCCTTAATTCAAAAAAAATTACCTTTAAGGAGATAACTAATGAATAAGAAAAAGCTAATGGATAAATTATTCCTTCCATTGTTGGTGTTGGCTTTTGGTATCTTTGTGATACCTGCTTATAGTCAAGTAGGTAACAATGCCGATCTCAGTTTAGCCTGGCACGAAGCGGATGATATTGAGTATGGTCGCGGCTATACGCTGAAAGTAGGGATGGACATTGATGAAGACGGCTGGGGAGAGATGTTGGTTTACGAGCGGCTGAATGAGAGTGCGACACTATACAAGGTTAGTCTCTTTGAGGCGGATGCCGACAACAGTTACAGTGAAGTGTGGTTTTACCAGTTTGCTTCTGCTGACATTGGCGGCGGTGAGCGTGGGCTTATGGTGACGGATCTGGACAATGACGGTTTTTCGGAAATTACAGCAATTATACAAACGGTTGAAAACGTGGATAACCTTCTCGTCTTTGAGTGGGATGGTACGGATAACGGTTTGCCCAGCACTCCCACGGTGACGTTTGATCTACCCAGAGATACCGGCGGTTACGTGGCTTTGGAGAACAACGTTCAGTACCTTCAAATGGATGATGATGCCAATCTGGAAATGGTGCTGACCCATCGTGGTGGTGCCAGTATCTTCCTGCAGATCGTCGAGCTGAGTAATTCCGATTTTGGTAGTCCGGAGTGGCTGGTAGAGTTTACGGATGTCTGGGAGGGAGCGAAGAACTCGGGCTTCGGCATTTCGGATATTGATCATGATGGACTTAAGGAAATTATCATGTGGAACGAAGGTACCGGGGATGTTCGTGTGTATGAGAACACAGGAACAGACGCCTATGAAGTGGTGAATACATGGACACCGACTCCGACGGGATATGAAGGTACAGTGAAGAGTAGGATTCAGGCCTCGGATTTTGATAAGGATGGAGTAGATGAGCTTTACTTATCCGATTCGAAGGGTATTTTGTGGGTTATAACTCCCAATGGAGATGTGTCGACGATGTTTGACGATGCGAACTGGAATATTCTTCACGATTGGAAGTTGGATGGTGTTGAGTTCAACGAAGGGGGCGAGGTACGTGGATGTATTCCTGGTGATCTGGATCGGGACGGTTTGCCTGACCTCTATTTTGCCGGAAACAACTTTGGTGCGATCATGGATATGGAGTATGAAGGCGGATCCGTCACCGAGGAAGAGAGTTACTCATTCTACTACACGACCATAGATGGGGAGACAGTGGCTGGTGGTCATTTTGGCCGTCCGGCTAATGTGGATATAGGTGATATGGACAATGACGGACATCTG contains these protein-coding regions:
- a CDS encoding TonB-dependent receptor; protein product: MKFYFSSRLSSSVVPRFLPVLLCLVATYAFAGTTGKIVGKVVDAETREPLIGANVIVEGTTMGAATDWEGGYIILNVAPGSYTIRAEMIGYQAIRVLDVEVSADFTTHTDFELTSTILEMEAVSVIAERPIIKMDLTSTKAIVGAETISQMPVEEIGDILELQAGIIKGSDNKIHIRGGRSSEILYLIDGISVSDPFSGEIAVEVENNVIQELTVVSGTFNAEYGRAMSGIVEIITKDGGRELSGNISTYLGDYLSFDDGVFWNINDMSPNGLTNIQVSLNGPIPGFGKKLTFFASGRNYSDKGWLYGRRWVTPGYLDQSNPDSVFWAVEPGDSAFVSMNFFWKTTAQGKLTFRPLPKIKLSYGVFWDNSNYRVYDQLFRFNPDGDYKHFKNALTQIFSLNHTLSATTFYTFKLSNIATHYERNVFDDPFNPEYVDVEAYRGRFYDGGTKLWHVSRRTTSYGGRFDLLSQVTNNHQTKTGFEITKYTMTYKDFKVLLDRSTDYMPAIGEDVPGNINYNNYEHRPLEVAVYIQDKMEFEDMIVNVGIRFDYFDPAGKVPTDFRDPDNAKYFWVKIDDADSLRIRERDFNSTTMTLLRTVDIQDKPWEYKYKDAEPTQKISPRIGIAYPITDRGVIHFSYGHFFQTPPFQYLYFNSEFEVRSGPLNKNEGKGVFDRVFSIDPEAEGNKMGNAELKPQQTIIYELGLQQQISDDIGIDITGFYKDMRNLLGTEIIEMYDTRLYARYINRDYGNIRGVTFALNQRSSRNTFISLDYTFQIAEGNASNPNDAFLDAIGGRESEIRVVPLDWDQTHTLNVNLTVTIPGNSGLSILGKFGSGLPYTFEPPQTGAQFTRFENNERKPANITIDLNAHKEFNIGGIKGSLFMKVYNLFDRRNEIAVYNDTGRAGYTVRTQYWGEWVDVGSEPQWVNRPHMFSQPRRFILGFSLGF
- a CDS encoding FG-GAP-like repeat-containing protein; the encoded protein is MNKKKLMDKLFLPLLVLAFGIFVIPAYSQVGNNADLSLAWHEADDIEYGRGYTLKVGMDIDEDGWGEMLVYERLNESATLYKVSLFEADADNSYSEVWFYQFASADIGGGERGLMVTDLDNDGFSEITAIIQTVENVDNLLVFEWDGTDNGLPSTPTVTFDLPRDTGGYVALENNVQYLQMDDDANLEMVLTHRGGASIFLQIVELSNSDFGSPEWLVEFTDVWEGAKNSGFGISDIDHDGLKEIIMWNEGTGDVRVYENTGTDAYEVVNTWTPTPTGYEGTVKSRIQASDFDKDGVDELYLSDSKGILWVITPNGDVSTMFDDANWNILHDWKLDGVEFNEGGEVRGCIPGDLDRDGLPDLYFAGNNFGAIMDMEYEGGSVTEEESYSFYYTTIDGETVAGGHFGRPANVDIGDMDNDGHLELVATVPWSGDDPVDNLLGLYVFEFESTTLGIEAESPKEQLPTTFALKQNYPNPFNPVTTIAYDLPAATDVSLKVYDLLGRHVRTLVNVHQMANSYVAVWDGRDSMGAQVATGIYLYRLKTGQFSSTKKMILLR
- a CDS encoding PorV/PorQ family protein; amino-acid sequence: MRTSCPKVLSDKFLPRIGTSFSKSLLDKSKRIGNPVHAVSGFRVSYFNQSVRNVLFSLFFFVTFIILNLVQGQIVSNVSKVGTTAAPFLEIEVGSRALGMGGAFVAIANDATAIYWNPAGIARLSKSEATLIHTNWLVGTNFDFAGIVLPMGRMGSIAVSVTSLSTDEMEVRTVQNPEGTGEKFSQGDLSAGLSYAKNLTDKFSIGVNVKYISQKIWHMNAQGYALDIGTLFRTEFNGMMIGMSISNFGGSMKLEGKDIFVNYDEAPQFGGSNERIPAFKKTDEFPLPLLFRVGIAMDLLKNSRNQLTIAADAAHPNDNTEYINLGMEYIFRNQVALRFGYKNLFTLDTEEGFTAGVGTKLKLARGIAVKIDYALQDFGRLHNAQRFSLGFEF